In Streptomyces liangshanensis, the DNA window AGCGGTTGTAGGCGTCGACCCGGCTCTGGACCTGCGCCGGGTTGCGGCCGTCGCACTCCAGCGAGCCGTTGATGCTGCGGATCGTCTGGCCGAAGCCGGCGCCGTTGACCATCGCGTTGTGCGGGGTCATCGTGCCCGGGCCGCTCTGGGTGTTCCAGTACCAGAGACCGGTCTTCCAGGCCACCGCGGAGTCGTTCTGGACGAGCCACGGGTTGTTGAGCAGGTCGATGCCCAGCGCGTCGCCCGCGGCCTTGTAGTTGAAGTTCCAGCTGAGCTGGATCGGGCCGCGGCCGTAGTACGCGGCCTGGCCGGCCGGGCAGCCGTAGGGCTGGTTCGGGTCGCAGTAGTGCGGGTAGTTCGCCTGGTTGATCTCCGTCACGTACACAAGACCGCCGGTCTCGTGGTTGACGTTGGCGAGGAAGGCCGCGGCCTCCTGGCGCTGGGTCGTGGTGCTGCCCGTCTTGCTGAAGCCCGGGTAGGCGCTCAGCGCGTTGGTGAGGCCGCTGTAGGTGTAGAAGGAGTTCCGGCTCGGGAACATCTGGTTGAACTGCGCTTCACTGACGACGAAGCCGCCGGTGGGCGGAGGGGTGGTGCCGCCGCCGGAAGGGGTGTTCCACTTCTGGTTGGCGCCGCCGGTGCAGGTCCAGATCTGGATGCGCGCGCCGTTGGCCGAGGTGTTGCCCGTGACGTCGAGGCACTTGTTCGCCGTCGGGTTGACGATGTCCTTGGCTCCGGAGATCGCCCACTTCTGGTTGGCGCCGCCGCCGCAGTCCCAGATCTGGAGGGGGGTGCCGTCGGCGGTGCCGCGCTCGACGAGGTCGAGACACTTGCCCAGGGCGCGGAGGGTCCCGTCACCCGCGACGGTCCACTGCTGGGCCGCGGTGCCGTTGCAGTCGTAGAGCTGTACGGCGGTGCCGTTGGCGCTGCTCGCGGCCGCGACGTCCAGGCACTTGCCGGCGATGCCGGTGATGCTGCCGACCGGGTCGGCGGCGGACGCCGGCACGGTGAGGGTGACCGAGAACAGAGCCGCCACGGCGAGCGCGACGGCGGTACGGGCAAGGGTGAGACCCCTGAGCGATTTTCTTATCATCTCGACTGGATGATCCCTTCACGCCATTGAATACGGCTCGGGTCCGAGCCGTTACTTGTGGGGAAGTCGTAATGGCGCACTGAGCCGCCACACGCGACGCTTGAGGCCTGAAGTCAACCGGCATTGGTCTAGACTTGTCAAGGACTCAACAAGTGAACGCGCATGGCTCCATGGGACGAGAACCGCGTCGCTACGGCTTGTAGGGCTCCGTCTTGGGGGCGTCGATCTCGCCGTCGGGGCCGATCCTGGGAAGGGCCGTGCGGGGCTTGGGCATGAGGGCCTTCTTGAGGTCCTGGTGGCCCTGGTCGTCCAGCCCGTACATCGCCTCGTAGATGTTCCGGACGGCGGGACCGGAGGCGCCGGAGCCCGTACCGCCCTGGGAGATCGTCATGACGATCGTGTAGTCCTTCGTGTACGACGCGAACCACGACGTGGTCTGCTTCCCGTGGACCTCCGCCGTACCGGTCTTGGCATGCATCGGGATCTGCTTCTGCGGCCAGCCGCCGAAGCGCCACGCGGCGGAACCGCGGGTGGCCACCCCGGCCAGCGCCTCGTCGATGTCGTCGCGGGTCGCCTTGTCCATCGGCAGTTTGCCGTCCGGCTTCGGGGCGATCTTCTTCACGGTCCTGCCGTCGGCGCTGACGATCGCCTTGCCGACGGTCGGGGTGTAGAGCGTCCCGCCGTTGGAGATGGCCCCGTAGATGGCCGCCATCTGGATCGGGGTGACGAGTGTGTCGCCCTGCCCGATCGAGTAGTTGACGGAGTCACCGGCGCGCATCTTGTTGCCTTCGAGGCAGCCCTCGTACGCGATCTTCTCGACGTACGTGCCGTTCTTCTTGCCCTGCTTGCACCAGGCCGACTTGTTGGCCTCCCAGAAGTCCTGCTTCCACTGCCGGTCCGGGACCCGGCCGGAGACCTCGTTGGGGAGGTCGATGCCGGTCTCCTTGCCCAGGCCGAACTGGTGGGCCGTCTTGTAGAACCAGTCGGCCGGCTTCTTCTTGGGGTTGTTGCCGCCGTCCTTCTGCCACTCCTGGTGGGCCAGGCCGTAGTAGACGGTGTCGCAGGAGACCTCCAGGGCCTTGCCGATGGTGATGTTCCCGTAGCCCTGGGACTCGAAGTTCTTGAAGACCTGGTTCCCGATCGAGTACGAACTCGGGCACGGATAGCTGCCGTTGAAGTCGTAGCCCGCGTTCACCGCGGCCGTCGAGGAGACCACCTTGAAGATGGACCCCGGGGCCGCCTGGCCCTGGATCGCCCGGTTCAGCAGCGGGAAGTTGGACTTCTTGCCGGTCAGCTTCGCGTAGTCCTTCGCCGAGATGCCCCCGACCCACGCGTTCGGGTCGTACGTCGGCTGCGACGCCATCGCCACCACCCGGCCGGTCTTCGCCTCCATCACCACCACCGCACCCGAGTCCGCCTTGTACTTCTTGCCGGTGACGGTGTCGAACTGCTTGCGGGCGGTCTTCATCGCGTTGTTGAGCTCGTACTCCGCGACGGCCTGCACCCGCGCGTCGATCGACGTGATGACGTTGTCCCCGGGCTGCGCCTTCTGGGACTTCGCCTCCCCCAGGACGCGCCCCAGGTTGTCGACCTCGTACCGGGTGACACCCGCCTTGCCGCGCAACTGCGCGTCGTACGTACGCTCCAGGCCCGAGCGGCCCACCTGGTCCGAGCGCAGGTACGGCGAGCTGGTGTCCTGCGCCTCGATGATCTCCGCATCGGTCACCGGCGAGAGGTACCCCAGCACCTGGGAGGTGTTGGCCTTGCCGGGGGCGGCGTAGCGGCGGACGGCCGTCGGCTCGGCGGTGATGCCGGGGAAGTCCTCGGCGCGCTCACGGATCTGGAGGGCCTGCTGCGTGGTGGCCTCGTCCGTCACGGGGATCGGCTGGTACGGCGAGCCGTTCCAACAGGGCTGCGGCGTCTTCGCGTCGCACAGCCGGACCTTGTCCACGACGTCCTTGGCCTTCAGGCCCAGCACGCCCGCGAGCCGCGTCAGAACGGCCTTGCCGTCGTCGGGCATCTTCATCAGTTCGGTACGGCTGGCCGAGACGACCAACCGGGTCTCGTTGTCCGCGAGCGGCACCCCGCGCGTGTCCAGGATCGAGCCCCGCACAGCGGGCTGGACGACCTGCTGGACGTGGTTGTTCTTCGCCTCGTCCGTGTACTCCTGTCCGTTGCGGATCTGGAGGTACCAGAGGCGGCCACCGAGCGTGAGCAGCAGGGAGAAGACGAGCAGTTGGATGACGACGAGACGGATCTGGACCCGGGGAGTCCGTCCCGTCTCCGGTATGTTGCTCACTCGCGTCTCCCAGATCGTGTCCTGCTCACGGCCCGGTTCGGTGGCCGGACAGCCGACGGCATCAAGAATCCTATTACTCGCCCCGGCGCACGAACTCCGCGCCGGGGACGGGCGCCTGACGACCCGTCATCCGACCGGGGGTCAGGCTTCCTCGAAGTAGGCGTCCAGCACTTCGTCGAGTTCCGCCGACCATTCCTTGAGGTCGCTCCGCGCCGGCGCGTCGACGTCGACGTGGTACCGGCGGCGGGTGATCGTGTGGACGGTGACGGTGAACCGGCGTCCGAAGCGCGGAATCCCGATCTCCACCGCGCCGATCTCGTCCCAGCGGAAGTCCGCCGCCTCGTCGTCCAGGGTGAAGCGGACGCCGTCGCCGTCGGCGGCGATGGAGGCGCGGCGGTCGCTGACCTCGAAGGCGGGGCCGTCGGCGGGGGCGGTGCGGTCGGTGGTGTCCGCGGCCGCGTCCTCCGCGGTGTCACCGGACGTCTCGCCGGACACACTGCCGCCGGACGCGTCCTCACCGGCCGGCGCGGCGTCGGACACGGAGTCGCGCTCGCTCTCGGCCTCCGGCTCGGACTCCGACGCGGTGGCCGGTTCGACGGGTTGCTCGGCGGCCTCGTCGGCCTCCTGAGTGGGCGTCCGCTTCAGCGGCTTCTTCGCTTCGTTCTCCGGGGCACTCTCCTCGTCCTCAACAGGGCGGGGGATCATGAGCCCAGGGATAAATCCCGGATCAGTCCCCGCGGCGTGTACGGGCTGGCTGTTCGGATCGATGCGCTGGTCCACGGGCGCAGTATGTCCGACGAACCTGTGCGAGGGAACGCCGGGCCCCCCGGTCGCCCCTTTCGGATCCCGCCTCACGGCCCGGAACCGGGGTCCGGGTGGACCGGGTCCACGATCCCCGCCCGGGCGGCCTCCAGCTGCGCGGCGAAGGCCACCCCGAGGAACAGCGCGATCCCGGTGAGATTCGCCCAGAGCAGCAGGGCGACGAACGCGGTGAGCGGCCCGTACACCGCGCCGAACGACCCGCTGCGCTCGACGTAGAACGCGAGCAGCCAGGTCGCCCCGACCCAGAGCACCAGATGGACGGCGGAACCGAAGGCCAGCCAGGTGTAGCCCGGCTGGTCCCGGCGGGGGGACCAGCGGAAGATCACCGCGGAGGCGACCCCGGCGAGGATCACCCCGGCGGGCACCTCCAGCGGTCCCCACCAGTCGAGCCACCGCCGGGACCAGCCCAGCGCCTCCACGACGGAGTCGCCCACCGCCTCCCCGGCGACCAGCACCAGGAAGCCGAGGGCCATCGGAACGCCGGCGCCGAGCGCCAGCAGCAGACCGCGGGCGTACTTCGCGGGGAAGGGGCGGTCGCGCTCCACGCCGTAGATCCGGTTGCAGCCGCGTTCTATCTGTCCCATGGCGGACGCGAGGTTCAGAACGGCGAACCCGAGCCCCGTCCAGATCGCGACGGCGCCCGGGACATCGGCCCCGGCGCTGCGGCGGGTGCCGTCCAGGGCGTCCTGGACGACGTCGGCGCTGGCTCCGGGGACGATCCGGCCGAGGGTCAGCTCGATGATCCGCCCGATGCTCTCGGTGTGCAGGTTCACGGTCACACCGACCAGCGCGATCGTGAACGGGACCATGCCGAGGACCACCTGGAAGCCCAGCGAGCGGGCCTGGCTGAACCCGTCGGCGTACCGGAAGCGCGCGAAGGCGTCCAGGAGCAGCTTGCGGCCCCCGTAGCGGCGCAGGGCCGTCAGCGCCTCGTCGCCGGACAGCTCCTCCCCGATCATGTCCCGCGTCTGCGGCACGTGTACGACGGTCCCCATGCCCCCCACTTTCCCAGTGCTTCGCGGACGTGCCGGATGCCCGGTGAGCGGTACGGGAAACGTACCGCTTCGTGCGGGAGGTCAGGACGAGGAACGGGTGGCGGAGGCGCGCAGCTCCTCGTTGATGCGCCGGGCCTCCTCCAGCTGGTCCTCCAGGATCACGATGCGGCACGCGGCGTCGATCGCCGTGCCGTCGTCGACCAGCTCCCGGACCCGGGCGGCGAGGCGCAGCTGGTAGCGGGAGTAGCGGCGGTGGCCCCCTTCGGAGCGCAGCGGTGTGATGAGCCGCGCTTCGCCGAGGGCGCGCAGGAAGGCGGGGGTGGTGCCGAGCATCTCCGCCGCGCGACCCATGGTGTACGCGGGGTAGTCGTCGTTGTCCAGGCTGTCGGTGAGACTCCGGCTCTTCGGGGTCCGGTTCTCGTTCCGGGACTCGTCCTGGGGCGTGTTCACACCCCGGACCCTACCCACACCAGGAAATAATGTCTACTGCGACCGCAGTAGATTTTCGCTCACCCGAGCAGGAGGTAGCGGTACGGAGCGGGGCACGCGGACGGGCCCGCTCCGGGGATCGGAGCGGGCCCGTCGGGGGCGCGCACGGGGTACGGATCAGTACAGGCATACGGATCAGCACGGGGTACGGATCAGTACGGGCCGTTCACGTTGTCGATCGAGCCGTACTTGGCGGCGGCGTAGTTGCACGCGGCCGTGATGTTGGCGACCGGGTCGTAGCTGTTCATCGACGTACCGGGCACGTGGTAGGCCCGGAAGGTCGGGTCGATGACCTGGAGCAGCCCCTTGGACGGAATGCCGGCGGCAGCGTTCGAGTCCCAGTTGTTGATGGCGTTCGGGTTGCCCGAGGACTCGCGCATGATGTTGCGGTAGATGCCGTTGTAGGTCCCGGGGATGTGGTGGGCGGCCATCACGTCCAGGGACTCCCTGATCCAGCCGTCCAGGTTGTTGCTGTACGTCTTCGCGGCGGTCTGCACGGCGATGGTGGTGCCGGTCGCGGGCTTGGCCTTGGTGGCCGCGGGGGCCGTGGCCCGGCCGCCGAGGGTCAGCTTGAGACCGGGCCGGATGACCGAGGGGTTGGCGCCGACGGCCGCGCGGTTGTCCTGGTACAGCGTCTTCCAGCCGCCACTGAGGGAGTGGGTCCTGGCGATCTTGGCGAGGGAGTCCCCCGCGACCACGGAGTAGGTGGTGACGCTCTTCTTCTCGGCGGTGACGGCGGCGCTGGTGCCGGTGGCGGCGCTCGCGGTGTGCGCGGCCACCAACGGGAGGGCGAGCGCGACACTGCCGGTCCCCACGGCGACGAGGCGCCGGGCGAGCGGGCTGAACCTGGAACGACGGTGCTTACCCTTTATGGGCATGACGAAATCCTCTCCGTCGCCTACGAGGTGAGCTGTCGGGTTCGGGCTGGAGATGCCCGGCCGCGTTATGGGCGCGACTTCACCCCTAGCCGGTCCGGTGACGGATCGGCGACTTACCTGGGTCCCCCGCTCCTGCCGTACGTGAGTGGGTGAATGTGTTTCCGGGCAGCGGCAGGATTAGGCGATCCACCCGGAGTGCGCTGAACGTAAGCGAGAACGTCCGGCGGAAACAAGTCCTGAATTCACACCGCGATCCCATCCGCGCGCCGGACCGGGCGGGGAGAGGACCGCTCGCCGGACATCCGGGAACTCAACTTTCCCTGAACGCGCGGGAAGTGGCGGACGCGAAAGAAACGCTCGCGGTTCCCTCGCGTGACACACATCACCGTTTACCTCGGGTCCCGGGCGTCCCGACATCGGACAGATCGGACCAAGTCGTCCGAATGAGACGCATATCAACCCCGCGAAAAAGCGGGTCCGGTCCGGCTAATCGGACTGATCCACGCAGATCGGCACTCCCTGGGATCCACACCTCAAAGCGAACGCGAGCTCCGGAGGCACGGGTGACCGGTTACCGGTGGCCGAATGGGGATCACCCGCCAACTTCCCGTGAATTGCGGCGACTTTCCGGACCGGCGAAAAGCGGCCGCCGCGACACGGTGAGGAGAACCGTGTCGCGGCGGCCGCAAATCGGGTTGTATCAGGGGTGGATCAGGAGTGGATCAGGCGCAGTACTGGGCCTGTTTGCCGATGGAGCGATACATGCAGTCCGCGTTCTCGATGAGTTGGAGCACCGCGTCCCGGTTACGGGACGTCTCACGCTCGATCACCTCGTCGGGCGGGTAGAAGCCGCCTCCCGAGGCACTGGCCGGATACATCTCGAAGGTGTATCCGAAGATCTTCTGCGTGCCCCACAGCCAATCGTCGATCGAGCCGTCGGTGATGTAGAGGTCGCTCGACTGCTCGGCCGTGTAGCCGTTGCTGGCGCCCATCTTCCGGCCGACGGCGGCGAACGCGTCGCGGTCGTCCTGGGTCAGCCCCGGCGCGGTGTCGGCGTTGGTCCAGCCGTACGGCCACAGCACCAGCTGGCTGTACGTGTGGAAGTCGATGCCCGCCTTGATCTGCTGCTTGCCTCCGACCACCCGCGAACGGACGAAGTCGGCGACGACCTTCACCTCGGGGGCGGACTCGGCGGCGCGGCCGCGGTACGTCTCGGAGCTGGTCGTGCCCGAAGAGCCGCCGCAGCAGCCGAACTTGTAGTCCCAGTTGCGGTTGAGGTCGGTGCCGACCGCCGTGGAACCGGTGTTGGGCTGGCGGTTCTTGCGCCAGCTGCGGTACGAGCCGGAGGCCACGTCGTACTCGCCGCCGTCCGGGTTGAGGTCCGGCACGATCCAGATCTCGCGGTTGTTCACGGCGCTCGTGACGCGCGAGTCGGAGCCGTACCCCGCGCCGAGCTCCCGGATCAGGTACAACGCCATCTCGACCGTGAGGTGTTCGCGGGCGTGCTGGTGGTGGGTGAAGAGGATCTCGGGCTCGTTCTCGTCCGTCGCGACGTTGTCGCTGATCTTGACGGCGATGATGTCCCGGCCCTGGTAGGTCTTGCCGATCACCCGCTTGGACATGAGGTTCGGGTACTGCTGGATCCGCTGGTCGATCTCCGTGCTCATCTCCGCGTAGTTGTGGTACCGGGAGTCCGCGGAGGGGAAGTCGAAGGGCGCGACGGCCGATCCGCCGCTCCGGGCGGGCGGCGCGGGAAGCGCGGTGAGCTGGTGGCCGAGGGCGCGGAGGCGCTTGGCCTGGGTGCTGTCGGCGCTGACGACCACCGTGTGGTCGCCGACCTCGTCGATCGACACACCGGTCGCGAGGAGGGCGGTCCGGTCGGCGGGCGTGGACGGCCCGTTGATGGTGTACTGCCGGATCACCTCCTCGGTGGCGGCGGCCGAGGCGAGGTTCTTCGCGTCGGGCGCGCCGGAGGACGTCGCGGTGGCGGTGAGCGGCGCCGCGACGGCGAGCGCCACCAACGCCGCGAGGGTGGCGGTCCTTCTGCCGTGGATGCGTAGTCGCATGCTCTCTCCTGTGGCGGGGGGAGTCCTGGGGCCTCCCTGTGCGACGCATCGTGGAATCATGGCATGGACCCGTCAAGGAGCGGTCTTCGGCCACCGCTTTCCGGCGGTCCGGTCAACTCCCCCGCGGATCAGGCCGGTTCGAGGACGATCCACGTCCTGCCGGGGTGCAGCCGCATCGTCGTACCGCTCCCGGACCCGCCCTCCCGCGTGTACGTGGTACCCGCGCCGTCCGAGGGCCTGCTCCACCGCACGGCGTAGGAACGGCCGTCGCGGAGGACCACGCCCGTGCCGCTGCCCACCGTCTGCGAGAACGGCACGAATCCGGTACGGCTCCGGAAGCGCGACTCCTTGACCTTCACGCGCTGCACGATCACGTTGTCGGTCGTCCAGGGGGACTTCCCGCCGTCCAGCGCGACGGTGTACCGCTTCCCGTCCCAGGTGAAAGTGAAGCGGGCGTGCGGCATCGAGGCCGTGGTGGTGGTGTTCGCCGTACCGCCGGACGGTGTCTTCGCGGCGAACCGCAGCCCGATGTCCTTGGCCTCGCCGGCGCCGTCGGTGAGGCCCTCGGGGTGGATGTACTCGTTGTGCGGGGCGGGCCGGTCGGGGTTGCGGAAGAAGGCGCTCGTCCCGGTCCTGGCGACGATGTCGGAGTCCTCCAGCACGGGAAGCAGCTTGCTCTGGGCGCCGGAGAACGCGAGCGCCGGCCGGTCGTACTGCGCCAGGATCTGGAGGTCCGTCTCCCGGGCGCTGCGCACCGGGCCGATCGTGCCGGGCAGATGGTCGCTGTCGAAGACGGCCATCAGCCGCGAGAGCCCGCCCTCCACCTCGATGCCGTACACCAGGTCCGCGCTGTTGAGGCCGGTCTGCGGGCGGGCCGCGCCCACGTTGTCGATCTTCACGGCGAGCACCCGGCCGGCCGCGCCCGGCTCGCCGGTGAGGACGGAGGTGGACGAGTCCCCGCCGTCACTGCCGTCGCCCGACGACGAGCAGCCCGCGGCGAGCGCGGCGACCAGCAGCCCGGCCAGACCGGCCCCGAGCACTCTTCGACTGTCCATGGACGCTCCTCCGGTTCGTGACGCCGCCCCTTCCCGGAGATGATGACGCGCCGTCGGCCGCCGCGGGGGGAGCGACGCGATGGAGGTACGCGGGGCGGGCGACGCGGCCCCTACGGCCAGGCGTGGGCCGGGAGGACGCGGTCCACGTGGATGCCCGGGACGTCGACCTCCGCGCTGTGCAGCCGCCGCTTGTCCATCGCCGGTGTCTGGACGAGCGTCAGCCCGCCGGCCTTGGCCATCCTGGCCTCGGTCCCCGAGGGCCCCGAGCCGAGGACAAGATTGCCGGCGCTGTCCACCCGTACCGCCCTGATCAGCGCGGCGTCACAGCGCAGCGCCTCCTCGCGCCGGTACGCCGGGGCCCCCGGGGAGGGGCCCGACGGGTCGCCGTCCGGGGCGACCGGTGCGAGGAAGGCGGTGATGCTGGCGTCCGCCGCCTCCAGGCGCTCGTTCAGGTCCGCCGGGGGCAGCCACCGTACGGTGATCGCCTCGGGGAGGCCCCGCACCCGCCCGCCGTCCCCGGCGCAGGTCAGGCGGGCCACGCCGCCGGCCGCCAGTAGCGTCCGGACGGGGTCGCTGAGCAGCACGGCCTCGGAACACACCACGTGCAGGTCGGTCAGGCCTGCCTCGCGGACCGCGTCGACCAGCGCCCACGGCAGGGTCTCGGCGTCCTCGCCCCCGATCGCCACCGCCGAGCCGGGGGCGATGCCCGCGACGGCGGCGGCACCGGAAGCAGCTCTTTCCATGCGTCCAGTACACCACCGGCAGCCTTTGCCCGCTTTCACTGGCTTTTGCACACCTTCGCCCCTGTACACTCCGCGATCATGGTGGGCGAGAATTATCATGATTTTTTCCTCGCTTCGGCGAGTGCCGTCGGGGCCTTGATCGGCCTGTTGTTCGTCGCGATCTCCGTGACCCCGAAGGCGGTCACCGGCAGGTCGGAGCACCACAAGGAACGGCTCAAGGCGGCCACCGCGATGTCGGCCTTCCTGGACGCGTTGGTCGTGTCCATGGTGGCGCTGATGCCCGGGGACAACCTGGGCACGGGCTCGTCGATCATGGCGATCGCGGGCCTCCTCTCGACCGCCGCGCTCGGGGTGATCGGGCTGCGGGCGGGGGTCCTCCGGGAGCCGGTCCGCCCCCTCTTCCGCTGGGCGCTGCTGATCGGCGCGTTCCTCGGCCTCTACGCCGTCCAGTTGGTGAGCGCGCTCCAGATCAACGGGACCGCGTCCGACGCGACGCACGTGAAGACCCACTCCATTCTCGTGATCATCATGTTCGTCATGGGGATCAGCAGGGCGTGGGAGCTGGTCGGGGGCAGCTCACCGCGGCTGATCGGCACCATCACCCATCCCGCTCCCCCGGAGCCCGCCCGCGACGACCCGGCGCCCGACACCACGTGACGGTCAGCCGGCCGCCCGGGCCCCGCCCACGCGGGCGGCGAGGAGCACCGAGGCCAGTCCGGTCAGCGCGGCGCACACCCAGAAGACCTGGGTGTAGCCGGTCCACGTGGCGACCGTTCCGGTGACGAGGCCGCCGAGCAGGGTGCCGGTCTTGAACGCGCTGGAGTAGAGGGACGAGGCCACGCCCAGGCGGGAGGGCAGGCGGTCCTGGAGGATGACCACCGGGACGCTCAGGACCACCGCCGTCCAGAGCGCGTTGGGGATCTGGAGCAGGAGCAGGGCGGCCCGGCCGGACGCGAGGGGCAGCAGGCAGAAGAAGACGGTGGCCAGCGCCGAGGCCGCGACGACCAGGCGGCGCTTGCCGAGCCGCTCCGACCTGGCCCCCACCCACACCAGGGCGGGGATCTCCAGCGCGGCGGCGAGCCCGAGGAGCACGCCGACGAAGCCCTGCCCCAGGGCGAGGTCCCGGGTGACGAAGAGCGCCAGGTTGATCTGGTACATCATGTTGGCCGTCAGCAGCAGCACAACGGCGGCGAGCAGCGCGGCCGTTCCCCGGTCGAGCCCGGCGAACGGGTTGCGGCTGGGCACGGTGGAAGCGGCCGGGGCGGGGGCGGACGCGGCGGCTTCGCCGCGGGCCGTGCCGTCGGCCGGCTCCGGCCGGGAGGCGGGCGGCAGGCCCCACCGGCTCAGCGCCGAGGCGGCGAGCGACAGCGCGGCGGCGGTCAGGTACATCGCGGTGAAGCCCTGCCGGGCGATCAGGGTGAAGGCGAGCGGGGGCCCGACCACCC includes these proteins:
- a CDS encoding DUF3048 domain-containing protein produces the protein MDSRRVLGAGLAGLLVAALAAGCSSSGDGSDGGDSSTSVLTGEPGAAGRVLAVKIDNVGAARPQTGLNSADLVYGIEVEGGLSRLMAVFDSDHLPGTIGPVRSARETDLQILAQYDRPALAFSGAQSKLLPVLEDSDIVARTGTSAFFRNPDRPAPHNEYIHPEGLTDGAGEAKDIGLRFAAKTPSGGTANTTTTASMPHARFTFTWDGKRYTVALDGGKSPWTTDNVIVQRVKVKESRFRSRTGFVPFSQTVGSGTGVVLRDGRSYAVRWSRPSDGAGTTYTREGGSGSGTTMRLHPGRTWIVLEPA
- a CDS encoding MerR family transcriptional regulator, which codes for MGRAAEMLGTTPAFLRALGEARLITPLRSEGGHRRYSRYQLRLAARVRELVDDGTAIDAACRIVILEDQLEEARRINEELRASATRSSS
- a CDS encoding glycoside hydrolase family 19 protein, encoding MIRKSLRGLTLARTAVALAVAALFSVTLTVPASAADPVGSITGIAGKCLDVAAASSANGTAVQLYDCNGTAAQQWTVAGDGTLRALGKCLDLVERGTADGTPLQIWDCGGGANQKWAISGAKDIVNPTANKCLDVTGNTSANGARIQIWTCTGGANQKWNTPSGGGTTPPPTGGFVVSEAQFNQMFPSRNSFYTYSGLTNALSAYPGFSKTGSTTTQRQEAAAFLANVNHETGGLVYVTEINQANYPHYCDPNQPYGCPAGQAAYYGRGPIQLSWNFNYKAAGDALGIDLLNNPWLVQNDSAVAWKTGLWYWNTQSGPGTMTPHNAMVNGAGFGQTIRSINGSLECDGRNPAQVQSRVDAYNRFTQILGVAPGANLYC
- a CDS encoding transglycosylase SLT domain-containing protein, translating into MPIKGKHRRSRFSPLARRLVAVGTGSVALALPLVAAHTASAATGTSAAVTAEKKSVTTYSVVAGDSLAKIARTHSLSGGWKTLYQDNRAAVGANPSVIRPGLKLTLGGRATAPAATKAKPATGTTIAVQTAAKTYSNNLDGWIRESLDVMAAHHIPGTYNGIYRNIMRESSGNPNAINNWDSNAAAGIPSKGLLQVIDPTFRAYHVPGTSMNSYDPVANITAACNYAAAKYGSIDNVNGPY
- a CDS encoding MFS transporter, whose translation is MTAEPDPTPGIPPATPGAPPPGGPSATGRGARLSFLREGAVVRLVGVTGAAGVAGAMVSTSASLFLADEVGATPLMIGLFFAGRAVGEIAVDLVVGVLSDRVRDRRRLLALCALLSAAGGFSYSGLRDYYLLLVAGVCCFGVGSTSFAQLFAYSRQLADTRGQGAAFFTGFLRSVTSLSWVVGPPLAFTLIARQGFTAMYLTAAALSLAASALSRWGLPPASRPEPADGTARGEAAASAPAPAASTVPSRNPFAGLDRGTAALLAAVVLLLTANMMYQINLALFVTRDLALGQGFVGVLLGLAAALEIPALVWVGARSERLGKRRLVVAASALATVFFCLLPLASGRAALLLLQIPNALWTAVVLSVPVVILQDRLPSRLGVASSLYSSAFKTGTLLGGLVTGTVATWTGYTQVFWVCAALTGLASVLLAARVGGARAAG
- a CDS encoding CoA-transferase; this translates as MERAASGAAAVAGIAPGSAVAIGGEDAETLPWALVDAVREAGLTDLHVVCSEAVLLSDPVRTLLAAGGVARLTCAGDGGRVRGLPEAITVRWLPPADLNERLEAADASITAFLAPVAPDGDPSGPSPGAPAYRREEALRCDAALIRAVRVDSAGNLVLGSGPSGTEARMAKAGGLTLVQTPAMDKRRLHSAEVDVPGIHVDRVLPAHAWP
- a CDS encoding M14 family metallopeptidase, which codes for MRLRIHGRRTATLAALVALAVAAPLTATATSSGAPDAKNLASAAATEEVIRQYTINGPSTPADRTALLATGVSIDEVGDHTVVVSADSTQAKRLRALGHQLTALPAPPARSGGSAVAPFDFPSADSRYHNYAEMSTEIDQRIQQYPNLMSKRVIGKTYQGRDIIAVKISDNVATDENEPEILFTHHQHAREHLTVEMALYLIRELGAGYGSDSRVTSAVNNREIWIVPDLNPDGGEYDVASGSYRSWRKNRQPNTGSTAVGTDLNRNWDYKFGCCGGSSGTTSSETYRGRAAESAPEVKVVADFVRSRVVGGKQQIKAGIDFHTYSQLVLWPYGWTNADTAPGLTQDDRDAFAAVGRKMGASNGYTAEQSSDLYITDGSIDDWLWGTQKIFGYTFEMYPASASGGGFYPPDEVIERETSRNRDAVLQLIENADCMYRSIGKQAQYCA
- the mrdA gene encoding penicillin-binding protein 2 codes for the protein MSNIPETGRTPRVQIRLVVIQLLVFSLLLTLGGRLWYLQIRNGQEYTDEAKNNHVQQVVQPAVRGSILDTRGVPLADNETRLVVSASRTELMKMPDDGKAVLTRLAGVLGLKAKDVVDKVRLCDAKTPQPCWNGSPYQPIPVTDEATTQQALQIRERAEDFPGITAEPTAVRRYAAPGKANTSQVLGYLSPVTDAEIIEAQDTSSPYLRSDQVGRSGLERTYDAQLRGKAGVTRYEVDNLGRVLGEAKSQKAQPGDNVITSIDARVQAVAEYELNNAMKTARKQFDTVTGKKYKADSGAVVVMEAKTGRVVAMASQPTYDPNAWVGGISAKDYAKLTGKKSNFPLLNRAIQGQAAPGSIFKVVSSTAAVNAGYDFNGSYPCPSSYSIGNQVFKNFESQGYGNITIGKALEVSCDTVYYGLAHQEWQKDGGNNPKKKPADWFYKTAHQFGLGKETGIDLPNEVSGRVPDRQWKQDFWEANKSAWCKQGKKNGTYVEKIAYEGCLEGNKMRAGDSVNYSIGQGDTLVTPIQMAAIYGAISNGGTLYTPTVGKAIVSADGRTVKKIAPKPDGKLPMDKATRDDIDEALAGVATRGSAAWRFGGWPQKQIPMHAKTGTAEVHGKQTTSWFASYTKDYTIVMTISQGGTGSGASGPAVRNIYEAMYGLDDQGHQDLKKALMPKPRTALPRIGPDGEIDAPKTEPYKP
- a CDS encoding YihY/virulence factor BrkB family protein, with the protein product MGTVVHVPQTRDMIGEELSGDEALTALRRYGGRKLLLDAFARFRYADGFSQARSLGFQVVLGMVPFTIALVGVTVNLHTESIGRIIELTLGRIVPGASADVVQDALDGTRRSAGADVPGAVAIWTGLGFAVLNLASAMGQIERGCNRIYGVERDRPFPAKYARGLLLALGAGVPMALGFLVLVAGEAVGDSVVEALGWSRRWLDWWGPLEVPAGVILAGVASAVIFRWSPRRDQPGYTWLAFGSAVHLVLWVGATWLLAFYVERSGSFGAVYGPLTAFVALLLWANLTGIALFLGVAFAAQLEAARAGIVDPVHPDPGSGP